A single window of Lutzomyia longipalpis isolate SR_M1_2022 chromosome 1, ASM2433408v1 DNA harbors:
- the LOC129787358 gene encoding uncharacterized protein LOC129787358 yields the protein MNEERQEGDEAMKKLPMAAPKVEAPMIAASVVVAPTVAAPAVAAPTVETPAKALPTATINSGSRREKVTGFALGLREIEALVPRFEPGDRKTLSAAAWLDTVSAIFRQYGVRDEHSVLMASMRLKGAAKSWFEGMRGNLYTWEIFGEALKEFFPGEIDNLAIHQKLREGKKRRSETAEEYCYGKMALAQQIQLDFNTLTSYIVAGIQDPNLRSILSTSRYDSLPEIVLTINCHEASQNLDRWSRDHRREDRHSSCRDSRRDERRGEWRDYRRGR from the coding sequence atgAATGAGGAGCGTCAGGAAGGAGATGAAGCAATGAAGAAGCTCCCGATGGCAGCACCCAAAGTGGAAGCACCCATGATAGCAGCATCAGTGGTCGTAGCCCCTACAGTAGCAGCACCTGCAGTTGCAGCACCCACGGTGGAAACTCCTGCGAAGGCATTGCCCACGGCGACGATTAACAGTGGATCCAGACGAGAAAAAGTGACAGGATTTGCGCTTGGATTGAGGGAGATCGAAGCGCTTGTGCCCCGTTTCGAACCTGGTGACCGGAAGACGCTATCAGCTGCCGCCTGGCTCGACACCGTCAGTGCAATCTTTCGTCAATACGGTGTCAGGGATGAACATTCAGTTTTGATGGCGAGCATGCGGCTGAAGGGTGCAGCAAAATCATGGTTCGAGGGAATGAGGGGCAATCTCTATACTTGGGAAATATTTGGGGAAGCATTGAAGGAATTCTTCCCAGGGGAGATTGATAATCTCGCAATCCACCAAAAGCTCCGAGAAGGCAAGAAGCGGCGAAGCGAGACAGCGGAAGAGTATTGCTACGGAAAAATGGCTCTCGCACAACAAATCCAGTTGGACTTCAACACCCTCACAAGTTACATTGTGGCGGGTATTCAGGACCCCAACTTGAGATCCATTCTGAGCACGTCGCGGTATGATAGCCTCCCGGAGATTGTACTGACTATTAACTGTCATGAAGCATCTCAGAATTTGGACAGGTGGAGCAGGGACCACCGCCGTGAAGATCGCCATTCCAGCTGCCGTGATTCACGTCGTGATGAGCGTCGTGGTGAGTGGCGTGACTATCGGCGCGGAAGATAG